In one Babylonia areolata isolate BAREFJ2019XMU chromosome 12, ASM4173473v1, whole genome shotgun sequence genomic region, the following are encoded:
- the LOC143287932 gene encoding uncharacterized protein LOC143287932 — MSAESSFQVNVTTTSRSNMTPLQEEEASVVAAVAPEGCRVLFTDSNAFIPWDNPENILSQAVSEAMDTVVGTVCLPVLFLISGSTNVLNMLVFWRQGLRERINLCLFYLSLVDLLHMLHAFFCNVDRIYLPFMTDDEEFGPVFQFIVDHHLLGFRSLTWLSGFVSMVIACERCFCVVSPLRSQTVLSTRTTGLILAFATVFCVTGSLVNGSRWSLPCIFDPLTNTTSKRLLTSQFYARNRAHLNALTLFVATIQPTTYLTVIVATTIVMSVKLRKMTAWREQSTSSTSAVSSREVALTRMLIAVSLLYIVCSAPNMILGIGIMFVPGMSFSGRYYNLTMFFIDITELTSYINATFNFFIYYSLGSKYKNTLESLIFCRKVDLTTHSSTAKDVTGKVRA, encoded by the coding sequence ATGTCCGCCGAGTCATCCTTCCAAGTGAACGTCACCACCACAAGCCGATCCAACATGACACCGCTTCAGGAAGAGGAGGCTTCTGTCGTAGCCGCCGTTGCTCCGGAAGGGTGCCGGGTGCTGTTCACAGACTCTAACGCCTTCATCCCCTGGGACAACCCGGAAAACATCCTGAGTCAGGCAGTCTCCGAGGCCATGGACACCGTGGTGGGCACCGTCTGCCTGCCCGTCCTCTTCCTCATCTCGGGCTCCACCAACGTCCTCAACATGCTGGTGTTCTGGAGGCAGGGGCTCAGGGAGCGCATCAACCTCTGCCTCTTCTACCTCTCGCTCGTCGATCTTCTGCACATGCTCCACGCCTTCTTCTGCAACGTGGACAGGATTTACCTCCCTTTCATGACGGATGACGAGGAGTTTGGTCCCGTGTTCCAGTTCATCGTGGATCACCACCTGTTGGGGTTCCGCAGCCTGACTTGGCTGTCCGGGTTCGTGTCCATGGTGATCGCGTGTGAGAGATGTTTCTGCGTCGTCAGTCCTCTCCGTTCCCAGACGGTGCTCAGCACCAGAACCACGGGGTTGATCCTGGCCTTTGCCACGGTCTTCTGCGTGACGGGGTCCCTGGTCAACGGCTCGCGCTGGAGCCTGCCCTGCATCTTTGATCCGCTGACCAACACCACGTCCAAAAGGTTGCTGACCAGCCAGTTCTACGCCCGCAACAGGGCTCACCTCAACGCGCTGACTCTGTTCGTGGCCACGATTCAACCCACCACCTACCTCACCGTCATCGTGGCGACGACGATAGTGATGTCTGTGAAGCTGAGGAAGATGACGGCCTGGCGAGAGCAGAGTACGTCCTCCACGAGCGCTGTGTCGTCACGTGAGGTGGCGCTGACGCGCATGCTCATTGCTGTGTCTCTGCTCTACATCGTCTGCTCAGCTCCTAACATGATTCTTGGTATCGGTATCATGTTTGTGCCGGGCATGAGCTTCAGCGGACGCTACTACAACTTGACCATGTTCTTCATCGACATCACAGAGCTGACTTCCTACATTAACGCCACGTTTAATTTCTTCATTTATTACTCGTTGGGCTCCAAGTACAAAAACACGCTGGAGTCGCTGATTTTCTGCAGGAAAGTGGATTTGACCACACACTCGTCAACTGCAAAGGATGTGACAGGGAAAGTTAGAGCATAA